Proteins encoded in a region of the Candidatus Binatus sp. genome:
- the rpiA gene encoding ribose-5-phosphate isomerase RpiA, with translation MADEEDSLDRLGQYALRYVKPGHTIGLGTGRAASAFIRALGASNIKVRGVPTSGLAEDLGRSVGIPIVTLAEAEKIDIDFDGADEVDSRLNLIKGYGGALVREKIVAASSRRFIVLVGAEKLVPKLGHRGSLPVEVVPFGLALVTKKIKALGMKPRLREKDGNEFVTDNGNLILDCGLKPLANPARLERELHAIPGVVGTGLFLGMADTVLIAEKSGKIAVRKR, from the coding sequence ATGGCGGACGAAGAAGATTCGCTCGACCGGCTCGGCCAGTATGCGCTGCGGTACGTCAAGCCGGGGCATACGATCGGGCTTGGCACCGGCCGCGCGGCGAGTGCCTTTATTCGCGCGCTCGGCGCGAGCAACATCAAGGTGCGCGGCGTGCCGACCTCGGGGCTTGCTGAGGATCTCGGGCGGTCGGTGGGGATACCGATCGTGACGCTGGCAGAGGCCGAAAAAATCGATATCGATTTCGACGGCGCCGACGAAGTCGACTCGCGCCTCAACCTGATAAAAGGCTACGGCGGTGCGCTGGTGCGCGAGAAGATCGTGGCGGCGTCATCGCGGCGGTTTATCGTGCTGGTCGGCGCGGAGAAGTTAGTGCCCAAGTTGGGTCATCGCGGGAGCCTGCCGGTCGAGGTGGTGCCGTTCGGACTCGCGCTGGTGACGAAGAAAATCAAGGCGCTCGGGATGAAGCCGCGGCTCCGCGAAAAAGATGGCAACGAGTTCGTGACCGACAACGGCAATCTGATTCTCGATTGCGGGCTGAAACCGCTCGCCAATCCGGCGCGGCTGGAGCGCGAGTTGCACGCGATTCCGGGCGTGGTCGGCACGGGGCTGTTCCTCGGGATGGCGGATACGGTGCTGATCGCGGAGAAATCGGGCAAGATCGCCGTTCGCAAGCGCTAG
- a CDS encoding glycerate kinase, with translation MTDGAASLVVSEKLSKNEESSHERGARADLAKIYRAAIDAVDPARLVARALDGAIDGTVPQLIDNAPRVFLLAIGKASAAMALEIERRIGASIVDALAVVPQTDAAIRSGANPGSRIRFVAGAHPLPDESSMAAARAVLGMLRTIAADDLLIVALSGGASAMCTMPPPNIALEDKIAIVQGLLRAGASIRELNVVRKHLSALKGGRIIGLSNGARVLGLILSDVPGNELATIGSGLTAADWSTFGDAIAVLKRRALWGRAPESVRDYLERAAAGEVAETLKSDDPACERVINVIIGDNGLALEGAEQAAAGLGYHVHRWKELQGEADDVGRKLAEHLRGITDERICVIAGGEPVVTVRGGGRGGRAQQCALAMSIELAKVARDRRIAALFAGTDGIDGPTDSAGAFASPAAVERGKRGGASADVSLARNDAYNFFRTTGDLFLTGPSGTNVSDVFIGLVNY, from the coding sequence ATGACGGATGGGGCAGCGTCGTTAGTGGTTTCGGAAAAACTATCCAAGAACGAAGAATCGTCGCATGAACGCGGCGCGCGCGCCGACCTTGCCAAGATTTATCGCGCGGCGATTGACGCGGTCGATCCTGCGCGCCTCGTCGCGCGGGCGCTTGACGGCGCGATCGACGGTACTGTCCCACAATTGATCGACAATGCGCCGCGAGTATTTTTGCTCGCGATCGGCAAAGCGTCGGCGGCGATGGCGCTCGAGATCGAGCGGCGCATCGGCGCCAGTATCGTCGATGCGCTGGCGGTGGTACCGCAAACAGACGCCGCCATCCGATCCGGCGCGAATCCGGGCTCGCGGATTCGATTCGTTGCGGGGGCGCATCCGCTGCCCGACGAATCGTCGATGGCGGCGGCGCGCGCGGTGCTCGGGATGCTCCGCACGATCGCCGCGGACGACCTGCTGATTGTCGCGCTCAGCGGCGGCGCGTCGGCGATGTGCACGATGCCGCCGCCGAACATCGCGCTCGAAGACAAAATCGCGATCGTGCAAGGGCTGCTGCGAGCGGGTGCGTCGATTCGCGAACTGAACGTCGTGCGCAAGCATCTGTCGGCGCTGAAGGGCGGGCGGATTATCGGTCTCAGCAACGGTGCGCGCGTGCTCGGCCTGATCCTGTCAGACGTGCCAGGCAACGAACTCGCGACGATCGGCTCGGGTTTGACGGCGGCCGATTGGAGCACGTTCGGCGACGCGATCGCGGTGCTGAAGCGGCGCGCTCTCTGGGGACGCGCGCCCGAGTCGGTGCGCGATTATCTCGAGCGCGCGGCCGCGGGCGAAGTGGCAGAAACGCTCAAAAGCGATGACCCCGCGTGCGAGCGCGTGATCAACGTGATCATCGGAGATAACGGCCTCGCGCTGGAAGGCGCGGAGCAGGCCGCTGCGGGGCTCGGATATCATGTTCATCGATGGAAAGAGTTGCAGGGCGAGGCCGACGATGTTGGGCGCAAGCTGGCCGAGCATCTGCGCGGGATCACCGATGAACGTATCTGCGTGATCGCGGGCGGCGAGCCGGTGGTGACGGTGCGCGGCGGCGGACGGGGCGGACGCGCGCAGCAGTGCGCGCTCGCGATGAGTATCGAGCTTGCTAAGGTCGCGCGCGATCGCAGAATCGCGGCGCTCTTTGCCGGTACCGACGGAATCGACGGGCCGACCGACTCTGCCGGCGCGTTCGCGTCGCCGGCGGCGGTCGAGCGCGGAAAGCGCGGGGGCGCCAGCGCCGACGTCTCGCTCGCGCGCAACGACGCATACAATTTTTTCAGGACGACTGGCGATTTGTTTCTCACCGGACCGAGCGGCACCAACGTCAGCGACGTTTTCATAGGGTTGGTGAATTATTGA